From a region of the bacterium genome:
- the folP gene encoding dihydropteroate synthase has protein sequence MASSRPTVDPQGSESGHPPAALSGRVIRWPAPPGAGGEGVYAVKVSGLPQNQMAEVADASARLGLRASLGDGDIVIEGPRSRFAAVASPAHDALAAAVRALDRFRNPPRVLRAGARTLDLRRPLVVGILNATPDSFYDRGRYFDREAAIHRAEEMAAEGADLIEVGGETARPGPRVDPDEESRRVVPLVEVLAARIPVPVSVDTYTPEVARSAVDAGAVLINDISGLADIRMAEIAAASGAALVIMHIQGRPKVRQLDPQYRSVVDDVYAFLELRTAAAETAGVPRAQVVIDPGFSFGKAPHHDVEVLRRLGEFRSLGYPIYLATSRKNYIRDLMGLPFEELLEGTAAAVAYGVAQGANLVRTHDVKFMARLVRMMQAILHAGAIEPAGVDGRGQA, from the coding sequence GGCCCACCGTCGATCCACAGGGCTCGGAGTCCGGGCATCCGCCCGCCGCCCTTTCCGGCCGGGTGATCCGGTGGCCGGCGCCGCCCGGGGCCGGCGGGGAAGGTGTCTACGCCGTCAAGGTCAGCGGCCTGCCGCAGAACCAGATGGCGGAGGTGGCGGACGCATCTGCCCGCCTTGGGTTGCGGGCCTCATTGGGCGATGGGGACATCGTCATCGAGGGACCGCGGTCACGCTTCGCCGCGGTGGCCTCGCCCGCGCACGATGCGCTCGCCGCCGCGGTCCGCGCGCTCGACCGGTTCCGAAACCCTCCGCGCGTCCTGCGCGCGGGTGCGCGAACACTCGACCTCCGCCGTCCCCTCGTCGTGGGGATCCTTAATGCCACCCCCGACTCGTTCTACGATCGAGGTCGGTACTTCGACCGGGAGGCGGCGATCCACAGGGCGGAGGAGATGGCCGCCGAGGGAGCCGATCTGATCGAGGTTGGAGGGGAAACCGCGCGCCCCGGTCCCCGGGTGGACCCGGACGAAGAGAGCCGCCGCGTCGTGCCGTTGGTCGAGGTCCTGGCCGCCCGCATACCTGTTCCCGTGAGCGTCGATACCTACACTCCTGAGGTCGCCCGCAGCGCCGTCGATGCCGGCGCCGTGCTCATCAACGACATCAGCGGTCTTGCTGATATCCGGATGGCCGAGATCGCCGCGGCCTCCGGGGCGGCTCTGGTGATCATGCACATTCAGGGGCGTCCAAAGGTCCGCCAGCTCGACCCCCAGTACCGTTCGGTCGTGGATGATGTCTATGCATTCTTAGAATTGCGGACCGCCGCAGCCGAAACCGCCGGGGTGCCGCGCGCGCAAGTGGTGATCGACCCAGGGTTCAGCTTTGGAAAGGCCCCGCACCACGATGTGGAGGTCCTGCGCAGGCTTGGGGAGTTCCGCAGCTTGGGCTACCCGATCTATCTGGCCACCTCGCGGAAGAACTACATCCGCGACCTGATGGGGCTCCCATTTGAGGAACTGCTGGAAGGCACGGCGGCCGCGGTCGCCTACGGCGTAGCGCAGGGGGCCAACCTGGTCAGGACGCACGACGTGAAGTTCATGGCCCGATTGGTTCGGATGATGCAGGCTATTTTGCACGCCGGCGCGATCGAACCGGCAGGGGTGGACGGACGTGGTCAAGCATAA